From the Equus przewalskii isolate Varuska chromosome 19, EquPr2, whole genome shotgun sequence genome, one window contains:
- the TOMM6 gene encoding mitochondrial import receptor subunit TOM6 homolog produces MASPGVGVSAAGSANETPEIPDNVGDWLRGVYRFATDRNDFRRNLILNLGLFAAGVWLARNLSDIDLMAPQPGV; encoded by the exons ATGGCTTCCCCTGGGGTTGGCGTGAGCGCGGCCGGCTCGGCAAATGAGACTCCCGAAATTCCGGACAACGTGGGAGACTGGCTTCGAGGCGTCTACCGCTTCGCCACCGATAGGAATGATTTCCGAAG GAACTTGATCCTCAATTTGGGACTTTTTGCTGCAGGAGTTTGGCTGGCTAGGAATTTGAGTGACATTGACCTGATGGCACCTCAGCCAGGGGTGTAG
- the USP49 gene encoding ubiquitin carboxyl-terminal hydrolase 49: MDRCKHVGRLRLAQDHSILNPQKWCCRECTTTESVWACLKCSHVACGRYIEDHALKHFEETGHPLAMEVWDLYVFCYLCKDYVLNDNPEGDLKLLRSSLLAVRGQKQDLPVRRGRMLRSMAAGEDAIPLQHAPQGQPQMLTALWYRRQRLLAKTLRLWFEKSSRGQAKLEQRRQEEALERKKEEARQRRREVKRRLLEELASAPPRKSARLLLHAPRAAAPRPASPRAPAGGRLQPRRAPAMAPGVTGLRNLGNTCYMNSILQVLSHLQKFRECFLNLDPSKTEHLFPKTNGKAPLSGRPASSSATELSARSDRAESGEREGLCLNGGASISRSLELIQNKEPSSKHISLCHELHTLFRVMWSGKWALVSPFAMLHSVWSLIPAFRGYDQQDAQEFLCELLHKVQQELESEGTTHRILIPFSQRKLTKQVLKVVNTIFHGQLLSQVTCISCNYKSNTIEPFWDLSLEFPERYHCIEKGFIPLNQTECLLTEMLAKFTETEALEGRIYACDQCNSKRRKSNPKPLVLSEARKQLMIYRLPQVLRLHLKRFRWSGRNHREKIGVHVVFDQVLTMEPYCCRDMLSSLDKETFAYDLSAVVMHHGKGFGSGHYTAYCYNTEGGFWVHCNDSKLNVCSVEEVCKTQAYILFYTQRTVQGNARISETQLQAQVQSSNNDEGRPRTFP, encoded by the exons ATGGATAGATGCAAACATGTAGGGCGGTTGCGGCTCGCCCAGGACCACTCCATCCTGAACCCTCAGAAGTGGTGCTGCAGGGAGTGCACCACCACCGAGTCCGTGTGGGCTTGTCTCAAGTGCTCCCACGTGGCCTGCGGCCGGTACATTGAGGATCACGCCCTTAAACACTTTGAGGAGACTGGACACCCCCTTGCCATGGAGGTCTGGGATCTCTACGTGTTCTGTTACCTGTGCAAGGACTATGTGCTCAATGATAACCCGGAGGGGGACCTGAAGCTGCTGAGAAGCTCCCTCTTGGCCGTCAGGGGCCAGAAGCAGGACCTGCCGGTGAGGCGCGGGCGGATGCTGCGGTCCATGGCCGCGGGCGAGGACGCCATCCCGCTGCAGCATGCCCCTCAGGGACAGCCGCAGATGCTCACGGCTCTGTGGTACCGGCGCCAGCGCCTGCTGGCCAAGACGCTGCGGCTCTGGTTCGAGAAGAGCTCCCGGGGCCAGGCGAAGCTGGAGCAGCGGCGGCAGGAGGAGGCGCTGGAGCGCAAGAAGGAGGAGGCGCGGCAGCGGCGGCGCGAGGTGAAGCGGAGGCTGCTGGAGGAGCTGGCCAGCGCCCCTCCGCGCAAGAGCGCGCGCCTGCTGCTGCACGCGCCCCGGGCCGCGGCCCCGCGCCCCGCCTCGCCGCGCGCGCCCGCCGGGGGCCGCCTCCAGCCGCGCCGCGCCCCCGCCATGGCGCCCGGCGTCACGGGCCTGCGCAACTTGGGCAACACCTGCTACATGAACTCCATCCTCCAGGTGCTCAGCCACCTCCAAAAGTTCCGAGAGTGTTTTCTGAACCTCGACCCTTCCAAAACGGAACACCTGTTTCCCAAAACCAACGGGAAGGCTCCACTGTCGGGCAGGCCGGCCAGCAGCTCGGCCACTGAGCTGTCTGCGAGGAGCGACAGGGCTGAGTCGGGCGAGCGGGAGGGCCTCTGCTTGAACGGCGGGGCCTCCATCAGCCGGAGCCTAGAACTCATCCAGAACAAGGAGCCGAGCTCGAAGCACATTTCCCTCTGTCACGAACTGCACACCCTCTTCCGAGTCATGTGGTCTGGCAAGTGGGCCCTGGTGTCACCCTTCGCCATGCTTCACTCAGTGTGGAGCCTGATCCCTGCCTTCCGCGGCTACGACCAGCAGGACGCGCAGGAATTTCTCTGCGAGCTGTTGCACAAAGTGCAGCAGGAACTCGAGTCCGAGGGCACCACGCACCGGATCCTCATCCCCTTCTCCCAGAGGAAGCTCACCAAACAGGTCTTAAAGGTGGTGAATACCATATTTCACGGGCAGCTACTTAGTCAG GTCACATGTATATCATGCAATTACAAATCCAATACCATTGAGCCCTTTTGGGATCTGTCCCTGGAATTCCCTGAACGCTATCACTGCATAGAAAAGGGGTTTATCCCTTTGAATCAGACAGAGTGCCTGCTCACTGAGATGCTGGCCAAGTTCACAGAAACAGAGGCCCTGGAAGGGAGAATCTACGCTTGTGACCAGTGTAACA GCAAACGACGAAAATCCAATCCAAAACCCCTTGTTCTGAGTGAAGCTAGAAAACAGTTAATGATCTACAGACTACCTCAGGTCCTCCGGCTGCACCTTAAAAGATTCAG GTGGTCTGGCCGTAATCATCGAGAGAAGATTGGGGTCCATGTCGTCTTTGACCAGGTATTAACCATGGAACCTTACTGCTGCAGGGACATGCTCTCCTCTCTTGACAAAGAGACCTTTGCCTATGATCTCTCCGCAGTGGTCATGCATCACGGGAAAGGGTTTGGCTCAGGACACTACACAGCCTATTGCTACAACACAGAGGGAG GTTTTTGGGTCCACTGCAATGACTCAAAGCTGAATGTATGCAGTGTCGAGGAAGTGTGCAAAACTCAAGCCTACATCCTTTTTTACACTCAAAGAACAGTTCAGGGCAATGCAAGAATCTCAGAAACCCAACTCCAAGCTCAGGTGCAGTCCAGCAACAACGATGAGGGCAGACCACGGACCTTCCCCTGA